In Trifolium pratense cultivar HEN17-A07 linkage group LG7, ARS_RC_1.1, whole genome shotgun sequence, a genomic segment contains:
- the LOC123899776 gene encoding uncharacterized protein LOC123899776 — protein sequence MTTFSKSLVFTTTMLVSTTVLYLAFSRKVITPTIQIHGNHIPINSNTRILRSCLYTEEMKRERKMNPKTNKKKVRFEEDVKETREKSEVMMKEKQRNQNRVNSNCGNETQKNCGMPANRINLYNGILRERVYRMESCH from the exons atgacTACTTTTTCAAAGAGTCTTGTTTTCACCACAACTATGCTTGTTTCAACTACTGTCCTTTATCTAGCTTTTTCAAGAAAAGTTATCACCCCAACAATTCAAATTCATGGAAATCACATTCCTATCAACTCTAACACAAGAATTCTGCGTTCTTGTTTGTATACAG AGGAGATGAAGAGGGAGAGGAAGATGAACCCAAAGACGAATAAAAAGAAAGTTAGATTTGAAGAAGATGTGAAAGAAACAAGAGAAAAGAGTGAGGTGATGATGAAAGAAAAACAGAGGAACCAAAACAGAGTAAATAGCAACTGTGGAAACGAAACGCAGAAAAACTGTGGAATGCCGGCGAATAGAATCAATCTTTACAATGGGATTTTGAGGGAACGTGTTTATAGGATGGAAAGTTGTCACTGA
- the LOC123899777 gene encoding UDP-N-acetylglucosamine transferase subunit ALG14 homolog yields the protein MENGNGCCFSSVSSIATLSSVAVVVILILIRVLHVIYCSGRPLSKRASKPVSTLIILGSGGHTAEMLNLLAVLQKDRFNPRYYIAAATDNMSLQKAMMLENSLASESGIKVADTAQFMKIYRSREVGQSYITSVWTTLIATVHALWLMIKIRPEVILCNGPGTCIPLCVIAFIFKVLGIRWSSIFYVESIARVRRLSLSGLLLYKLWMADQLFVQWPQLQQQYPRATYVGRLM from the coding sequence ATGGAAAACGGCAATGGCTGCTGCTTCTCTAGTGTATCTTCAATTGCTACCCTTTCAAGTGTCGCTGTTGTTGTCATCTTGATCTTGATTCGTGTCCTTCATGTTATATATTGTAGTGGTAGGCCGTTGAGCAAAAGAGCTTCAAAACCTGTTAGTACCCTTATTATTCTAGGATCAGGTGGTCATACGGCTGAGATGCTTAATCTATTAGCAGTGTTACAGAAAGATAGGTTTAATCCGAGATACTACATTGCTGCTGCTACTGATAATATGAGTCTTCAAAAAGCTATGATGTTGGAGAACTCTCTGGCATCTGAGAGTGGAATAAAAGTTGCTGATACTGCACAGTTTATGAAGATTTATCGAAGTAGGGAAGTGGGTCAATCATATATAACCTCGGTTTGGACTACTTTAATTGCAACGGTGCATGCGCTATGGTTGATGATTAAAATTAGACCTGAAGTGATACTTTGCAATGGACCTGGAACTTGCATTCCCCTTTGTGTTATTGCATTTATATTTAAGGTATTGGGAATCAGATGGTCATCAATTTTCTATGTCGAGAGTATTGCAAGAGTGCGAAGGCTCTCCTTGAGTGGCTTGCTCTTATACAAGTTGTGGATGGCTGATCAACTTTTTGTTCAATGGCCACAGTTGCAACAACAATATCCCCGAGCTACGTATGTTGGCAGACTCATGTGA
- the LOC123899774 gene encoding phospholipase D alpha 1-like, whose protein sequence is MAQILLHGTLHATIYEVDKLKNIGGGNVLSKIRQNFEETIGFGKGTTKLYATIDLEKARVGRTRIIEKEHTNPKWEESFHIYCAHLASDIIFTVKDDNPIGATLIGRAYVPVEEVLGGEEIDRWLEILDTHKNPINGNSKIHVKLQFFDVTKDRNWALGIRSPKFPGVPYAYFTQRQGCKVSLYQDSHVPDNFVPNIQLAGGQTYQPHRCWEDVFDAITKARHLIYITGWSVYTEISLVRDSRRPKPGGDVTLGELLKKKAQEGVRVLLLVWDDRTSVGLLKKDGLMATHDQETAEFFQGSEVHCVLCPRNPDDGGSFVQNIEIGTMFTHHQKILVVDSELPNEAGLNKRRIVSFVGGIDLCDGRYDTQFHSLFRTLDTAHHDDFHQPNFPGASIQKGGPREPWHDIHSRLEGPIAWDVLFNFEQRWRKQGGKDLLVPLRELEDVVITPSPVTFPDDQETWNVQLFRSIDGGAAFGFPETPEDATKAGLISGKDNIIDRSIQDAYINAIRRAKNFIYIENQYFLGSCYAWSADGIKPEDIGALHLIPKELSLKIVSKIEAGERFTVYVVVPMWPEGVPESASVQAILDWQRRTMDMMYKDVIEALNAKGIQEDPRNYLTFFCLGNREVVKQGEYEPSEKPEPDSDYQRAQEARRFMIYVHAKMLIVDDEYIIIGSANINQRSMDGARDSEIAMGAYQPYHLANRQPARGQIHGFRMSLWYEHLGMLQESFLHPESEECIRKVNQIADKYWDLYSSESLEGDLPGHLLRYPIGVSGEGNVTELPGFEFFPDTKARVLGGKVDYLPPILTT, encoded by the exons ATGGCGCAAATTCTGCTTCACGGTACTCTTCATGCTACAATCTATGAAGTTGATAAACTCAAGAATATTGGTGGTGGTAACGTTCTTAGCAAG ATAAGACAAAACTTTGAGGAGACAATTGGATTTGGAAAAGGAACTACCAAACTTTATGCAACCATTGATTTAGAGAAAGCACGAGTGGGAAGGACCAGAATCATTGAAAAAGAGCATACTAATCCTAAATGGGAGGAGTCTTTTCACATTTATTGTGCTCACTTGGCATCCGATATCATCTTCACTGTGAAAGATGACAATCCTATTGGAGCAACCTTAATTGGAAGAGCATACGTGCCAGTTGAGGAGGTGTTGGGTGGTGAGGAAATAGATAGATGGCTGGAAATATTGGATACGCATAAAAATCCAATTAATGGAAATTCAAAGATCCATGTGAAGTTGCAATTTTTTGATGTTACAAAAGACCGAAACTGGGCTCTAGGAATTAGAAGTCCTAAATTTCCTGGAGTTCCGTATGCTTATTTCACACAAAGACAAGGATGTAAGGTTTCTCTGTACCAAGATTCTCATGTCCCAGACAATTTTGTCCCCAATATACAACTTGCAGGAGGCCAGACTTACCAGCCTCATAGATGTTGGGAGGATGTTTTTGATGCAATCACAAAAGCAAGGCACTTAATATACATTACAGGATGGTCTGTTTATACTGAGATTTCCTTGGTAAGGGATTCAAGGAGGCCAAAGCCAGGAGGAGACGTAACACTCGGTGAGCTTCTCAAGAAAAAAGCACAAGAAGGCGTTAGGGTATTATTGCTTGTTTGGGATGATAGAACATCAGTTGGTTTGTTAAAGAAAGATGGGTTGATGGCTACTCATGATCAAGAAACTGCGGAATTCTTCCAAGGCTCTGAAGTGCACTGTGTTTTATGCCCTCGCAATCCGGATGATGGTGGAAGCTTTGTTCAGAATATTGAAATTGGCACCATGTTTACTCATCATCAGAAAATTTTGGTGGTGGACAGTGAGTTGCCAAATGAAGCAGGGTTGAACAAGCGAAGAATTGTGAGTTTCGTAGGAGGCATTGATCTCTGTGATGGAAGATATGATACTCAGTTTCATTCACTTTTCCGAACCCTGGATACAGCACACCATGATGATTTTCATCAGCCTAACTTTCCTGGTGCTTCAATACAAAAAGGTGGTCCTAGGGAACCATGGCATGATATCCACTCAAGGCTTGAAGGTCCCATTGCCTGGGATGTTTTGTTTAACTTTGAACAGAGATGGAGGAAGCAAGGTGGAAAGGACTTGCTTGTTCCTCTAAGAGAGCTTGAAGATGTCGTTATTACCCCATCCCCAGTAACATTCCCCGATGATCAAGAGACATGGAACGTTCAGTTATTTAGATCTATTGACGGTGGAGCAGCTTTTGGGTTCCCAGAAACTCCTGAAGATGCTACTAAAGCCGGGCTTATTAGTGGGAAGGATAACATAATAGATCGCAGTATTCAAGATGCTTATATCAATGCTATTCGACGTGCAAAGAATTTCATCTATATTGAAAATCAATATTTCCTTGGAAGTTGTTATGCTTGGAGTGCGGATGGTATTAAGCCTGAAGACATTGGTGCCTTGCATCTGATCCCAAAGGAGCTTTCACTTAAGATTGTTAGCAAGATTGAAGCTGGGGAAAGGTTCACAGTGTATGTTGTGGTTCCCATGTGGCCTGAGGGTGTCCCAGAAAGTGCATCAGTTCAGGCAATATTAGACTGGCAGAGGAGAACAATGGATATGATGTACAAAGATGTTATTGAAGCACTCAATGCTAAGGGAATTCAGGAAGATCCTAGGAACTATTTGACATTCTTCTGCCTTGGCAACCGAGAGGTGGTAAAACAAGGAGAGTACGAGCCTTCTGAAAAACCAGAACCTGATTCAGATTACCAGCGAGCCCAAGAGGCTAGGCGTTTCATGATTTATGTTCATGCTAAGATGTTGATAG tTGATGATGAATACATAATCATCGGATCTGCCAACATCAACCAAAGATCAATGGATGGTGCTAGAGACTCTGAAATAGCAATGGGAGCTTATCAACCCTATCATTTAGCTAATAGGCAGCCTGCAAGGGGTCAAATTCATGGTTTCCGCATGTCGCTGTGGTATGAGCACCTTGGCATGCTTCAGGAATCCTTCCTTCACCCAGAAAGTGAAGAATGCATTAGGAAGGTGAACCAGATTGCTGACAAGTATTGGGATCTCTATTCTAGCGAGTCACTTGAGGGTGACCTCCCCGGTCACCTTCTCCGCTATCCCATTGGGGTTTCTGGGGAAGGAAATGTGACAGAGCTGCCAGGATTTGAATTCTTCCCTGATACCAAGGCTCGTGTTCTTGGCGGAAAAGTTGATTACCTGCCACCCATACTCACTACTTAG
- the LOC123899779 gene encoding G-type lectin S-receptor-like serine/threonine-protein kinase SD2-5, which produces MGLVKNGILILHVLMLLLLRICQANDQHIHQIYPGFSASRLDWNDHNGFFLLSNNSAFAFGFFTTLDVSLFVLVVIHLSSYKVVWTANRGLLVRNSDKFVFDHSGNAYLESGNSFVWETNTTGQTVRDMELLDSGNLVMFGENKKVIWQSFSHPTDTLLPGQSFVDGMSLKSFPNRMNLFHYFSYIEGDLVLYAGFETPQLYWSLMEEVSNRSSKNVTSKNNKVHYASLVSNSWNFYDKSGALVWKIVFSDHSDPKSFYAAILDPNGAISFYDLNKGKATNPEVFKVPQDPCGIPEPCDPYYVCFFENWCECPTLLRSRFNCKPPNISACSPRSTSTELLYVGEDLDYFALKYDAPVLKSTLNSCKDACVRNCSCLVLFHENSTGRCFHFDQTGSFQRFKGNSGGFVSYMKVSTDRGGIVRDNNGRKDMVIVSVIGILTVLAIFGLMTGFWCYYKTKKKNFDKYPQDTLEEDDFFDGLSSMPARFTYTALARATKDFSTKIGEGGFGSVYLGLLEDDTQLAVKKLEGVGQGAKEFKAEVSIIGSIHHVHLVKLKGFCAEGPHRLLVYEYMARGSLDKWIFKNSENTLLLTWETRYNIAIGTAKGLAYLHEECEVRIIHCDIKPQNVLLDDNFMAKVSDFGLAKLMSREQSHVFTTLRGTRGYLAPEWITNYAISEKSDVFSYGMLLLEIIGGRKNYDQWEGSEKAHFPSYVSRMMEEGKIREVIDQKIDIDENDERVVTALKVALWCIQDDMNLRPSMSNVVQMLEGLCQVNDPPLLQSSAYSAYLKMSSGEASSSGQASFYSNVPLSCVQLSGPR; this is translated from the coding sequence ATGGGCTTAGTGAAAAATGGAATCTTGATTTTGCATGTGTTGATGCTCCTTCTGTTAAGAATCTGCCAAGCCAATGATCAACACATTCATCAAATATATCCCGGATTCAGTGCATCACGTTTAGATTGGAACGATCATAATGGTTTTTTCTTACTATCTAACAACTCAGCTTTTGCTTTTGGATTCTTCACAACTCTTGATGTTTCATTGTTTGTTTTAGTAGTCATTCATTTGAGTAGCTACAAAGTTGTTTGGACTGCAAATAGAGGTTTACTTGTTAGAAATTCTGACAAATTTGTGTTTGATCATAGTGGAAATGCTTATTTAGAAAGTGGAAATAGTTTTGTTTGGGAAACAAACACAACAGGACAGACAGTTAGGGACATGGAATTGTTGGATTCAGGAAATTTGGTTATGTTTGGtgaaaataagaaagttatttGGCAAAGTTTTAGTCATCCTACTGATACACTTTTGCCTGGTCAATCCTTTGTTGATGGAATGAGTCTTAAAAGTTTTCCGAATCGAATGAACTTGTTTcattattttagttatataGAAGGTGATTTGGTTCTATATGCAGGTTTTGAAACGCCGCAATTGTATTGGTCTTTAATGGAAGAAGTTAGTAATAGAAGTTCGAAGAATGTAACAAGTAAGAATAATAAGGTTCACTATGCTTCTTTGGTTTCTAATTCATGGAACTTTTATGATAAAAGTGGTGCTTTGGTTTGGAAAATTGTATTTTCTGATCATTCAGATCCTAAGTCATTCTATGCGGCTATTTTGGATCCGAATGGTGCAATATCTTTTTATGATCTTAACAAAGGAAAAGCTACTAATCCTGAGGTGTTTAAAGTACCACAAGACCCTTGTGGAATTCCTGAGCCTTGTGATCCTTACTATGTTTGTTTCTTTGAGAATTGGTGTGAATGTCCTACGCTTCTTCGATCGCGTTTCAATTGCAAACCTCCTAACATCTCAGCTTGTTCACCTAGGAGTACTTCAACAGAACTTCTATATGTTGGTGAAGATCTTGATTATTTTGCGCTTAAGTACGATGCTCCTGTTTTAAAATCAACATTGAATTCGTGCAAAGATGCTTGTGTAAGAAACTGTTCTTGTCTTGTACTTTTCCATGAAAACAGTACTGGTAGATGCTTTCATTTTGATCAAACCGGAAGCTTCCAACGATTTAAAGGGAACAGTGGCGGTTTTGTTTCATATATGAAGGTCTCAACTGACCGTGGTGGCATTGTCCGCGATAATAATGGAAGAAAGGACATGGTGATTGTTTCTGTCATAGGGATTCTCACAGTTTTGGCTATTTTTGGTCTTATGACTGGATTTTGGTGCTACTACAAGACAAAGAAGAAGAATTTCGATAAGTATCCTCAAGATACTTTAGAGGAAGATGATTTCTTTGATGGTCTCTCTAGTATGCCAGCGCGATTTACTTATACTGCTCTTGCTAGAGCAACTAAGGACTTCTCCACGAAAATTGGGGAAGGAGGATTTGGCTCAGTGTATCTAGGATTACTTGAAGATGACACACAATTAGCAGTGAAAAAATTGGAAGGAGTTGGACAAGGAGCAAAAGAGTTCAAAGCAGAAGTATCGATAATTGGAAGTATTCACCATGTTCATCTTGTGAAGCTTAAAGGGTTTTGTGCCGAAGGTCCTCATCGCCTTCTTGTGTATGAGTATATGGCAAGAGGTTCGTTGGATAAATGGATCTTCAAAAACAGCGAAAACACTTTGTTGTTAACTTGGGAAACAAGGTACAACATTGCAATAGGAACTGCAAAAGGATTGGCCTATCTTCATGAGGAGTGTGAAGTTAGGATCATTCATTGTGATATCAAACCACAAAATGTTCTTCTTGATGATAATTTCATGGCTAAGGTTTCAGATTTTGGATTGGCGAAACTAATGAGCAGAGAACAAAGCCATGTTTTCACAACTCTTAGAGGAACAAGAGGTTATTTAGCACCAGAATGGATAACTAACTACGCGATTTCGGAGAAGAGTGACGTGTTTAGCTATGGAATGCTTTTGCTTGAGATTATTGGTGGAAGGAAAAACTATGATCAATGGGAAGGTTCGGAGAAAGCACATTTTCCTTCTTATGTATCAAGAATGATGGAGGAAGGAAAAATAAGAGAAGTTATTGATCAAAAGATAGATATTGACGAGAACGATGAACGTGTTGTGACTGCTCTTAAAGTTGCTCTTTGGTGTATACAAGATGACATGAATTTGAGACCTTCCATGAGTAATGTTGTTCAAATGCTTGAAGGTTTGTGTCAAGTGAATGATCCACCTTTGTTACAATCAAGTGCCTATTCAGCTTATTTGAAAATGAGTAGTGGAGAAGCTAGTTCATCAGGACAAGCTAGTTTTTATAGTAATGTGCCTTTGTCTTGTGTTCAGTTATCAGGACCAAGATAA
- the LOC123899780 gene encoding uncharacterized protein LOC123899780, which produces MLLRSYSAPIPSSFLPHSMESSSEQELNRQPRTLASRRHKNKNSAPRSNLVKNHHHQEETEQKIYKKKTTPSIREMFSSSSLDKHKQVLDHEEGGKKVGKLQTLVMGDGDMGCDGGRTNGSGRGSGGGGRNGNGWESDYGRDEIDAYYQNMIEANPNNSLLLGNYAKFLKEVRGDYGKAEEYVERAILVNPGYGDALSLYADLIWQTEKNADRAEDYFDRAVKSDPNDCYVLASYAKFLWDVEEDEDNDCQHKTDKNHTYSPDLFQGANGRSHVTAASKI; this is translated from the exons ATGTTACTAAGAAGCTATAGTGCACCAATTCCAAGTTCTTTCCTTCCTCATTCAATGGAATCTTCTTCTGAACAAGAACTCAATCGCCAACCTAGAACCCTTGCAAGTCGAagacataaaaacaaaaactctgCACCACGTAGTAACCTTGTTaagaatcatcatcatcaagaagaaacagaacaaaaaatttacaagaaaaaaaCAACACCTTCTATTAGAGAAATGTTTTCAAGCTCTAGTTTAGATAAGCATAAGCAAGTATTGGATCATGAAGAAGGTGGTAAAAAAGTTGGAAAATTGCAAACTTTAGTAATGGGTGATGGTGATATGGGATGTGATGGTGGCAGGACTAATGGTAGTGGAAGAGGCTCTGGTGGTGGtggaagaaatggaaatggGTGGGAAAGTGATTATGGTAGAGATGAAATTGATGCTTATTATCAGAACATGATTGAAGCAAACCCAAATAATTCTCTTTTACTTGGAAATTATGCTAAGTTTTTAAAGGag GTACGTGGAGATTATGGTAAAGCAGAGGAGTATGTTGAAAGAGCAATTTTGGTTAACCCTGGTTATGGTGATGCTTTATCACTATATGCTGATTTAATATGGCAAACAGAAAAGAATGCTGATAGAGCTGAAGACTATTTTGATCGAGCTGTTAAAAGTGATCCAAATGATTG CTACGTCCTGGCTTCATATGCAAAATTTCTATGGgatgttgaagaagatgaagataatGACTGCCAACATAAAACTGATAAGAACCATACATATTCACCTGATCTCTTTCAAGGAGCTAATGGTCGTTCTCATGTTACTGCAGCCTCTAAAATCTAA
- the LOC123898617 gene encoding ethylene-responsive transcription factor WIN1-like — protein MVQSKKFRGVRQRHWGSWVSEIRHPLLKRRVWLGTFETAEEAAKAYDEAAILMSGRNAKTNFPINVENKINSISTSSSTSSKAFSAVLNAKLRKCCKFPSPSLTCLRLDTKNSHFGVWQKGAGPHSESNWIMMVELERKKSDSDSEFSSKAEKVVKAEELSKNGLDEEQKIALQMIEELLNRN, from the exons ATGGTACAATCAAAGAAGTTTAGAGGTGTCAGGCAACGCCATTGGGGATCTTGGGTCTCTGAAATTCGTCATCCATTATT GAAAAGGAGGGTGTGGTTAGGAACATTTGAAACAGCTGAAGAAGCAGCTAAAGCATATGATGAAGCAGCAATTTTGATGAGTGGAAGAAATGCAAAAACTAATTTTCCAATTAATGtggaaaataaaatcaattctatttcaacttcttcttcaacttcttcCAAAGCATTTTCTGCAGTTCTTAATGCAAAGTTAAGAAAGTGTTGCAAGTTTCCTTCACCTTCACTCACTTGTCTAAGGCTTGATACAAAGAATTCACACTTTGGAGTGTGGCAGAAAGGTGCAGGTCCACATTCTGAATCAAATTGGATTATGATGGTTGAGttggaaaggaaaaaaagtgATTCTGATTCAGAATTTTCATCAAAGGCAGAGAAAGTAGTAAAGGCAGAGGAATTAAGTAAAAATGGTTTGGATGAAGAACAGAAAATTGCTTTGCAGATGATAGAAGAACTTCTCAATAGAAACTGA